In a single window of the Desulfovibrio sp. ZJ209 genome:
- a CDS encoding DMT family transporter: protein MSTALARAPGQLPGHLVALGTVIIWGVTFISTKMLLEDFTPVEILLLRFLIGWLALWAVCPHALAVKSRKDELLFAVAGLSGVSLYFLMENVALTLTFASNVGVIVAVAPFFTALLAWRYLGGARPGAFFMAGFAAAITGIACISLGTSELSLKPAGDGLALLAALAWAVYSIVVRLLAARGYGSLTATRRIFFYGLVCMLPILPFSGISFRAEALLRPLNWANLLFLGLGASALCFVTWTFCVRRLGAVKASLYIYLVPVVTVLASIMVLHERLTWLSGVGMALTIAGLLISERGTGKSGERLQERAEATPGEGHA, encoded by the coding sequence GTGAGCACGGCCCTTGCCCGCGCGCCCGGACAGCTCCCCGGCCATCTCGTGGCCCTGGGCACGGTCATCATCTGGGGCGTGACCTTCATCTCCACCAAGATGCTCCTCGAGGACTTCACGCCCGTGGAGATTCTGCTCTTGCGCTTCTTGATCGGCTGGTTGGCGCTCTGGGCGGTGTGCCCGCATGCGCTGGCGGTCAAGAGCCGCAAGGACGAGCTGCTTTTCGCCGTGGCGGGGCTTTCGGGCGTGAGCCTGTACTTCCTTATGGAAAATGTGGCCCTGACCCTGACCTTCGCCTCCAACGTGGGCGTCATCGTGGCCGTGGCCCCGTTTTTCACCGCCCTGCTCGCCTGGCGCTATCTCGGCGGCGCGCGCCCGGGAGCTTTCTTCATGGCCGGCTTTGCCGCGGCCATCACCGGCATCGCCTGCATCAGCCTTGGCACAAGCGAACTTTCCCTCAAGCCGGCCGGGGACGGCCTCGCCCTCCTGGCGGCGCTTGCCTGGGCCGTCTATTCCATCGTGGTGCGCCTGTTGGCGGCGCGGGGCTATGGCAGCCTTACCGCGACGCGGCGCATCTTTTTTTACGGGCTTGTCTGCATGCTGCCTATCCTGCCGTTTTCGGGCATTTCCTTCCGGGCGGAGGCCCTGCTGCGCCCGCTCAACTGGGCGAACCTGCTGTTTCTCGGGCTCGGCGCCTCGGCGCTCTGCTTCGTCACATGGACCTTCTGCGTGCGCCGGCTCGGCGCGGTGAAGGCCTCGCTCTACATCTATCTGGTGCCCGTAGTGACGGTGCTCGCGTCCATCATGGTGCTCCACGAGCGCCTGACATGGCTCTCGGGCGTGGGCATGGCGCTGACCATCGCCGGCCTGCTGATCTCGGAAAGGGGAACGGGAAAATCCGGGGAGCGGCTTCAGGAACGCGCGGAAGCGACCCCGGGCGAAGGCCACGCATAG
- a CDS encoding AraC family transcriptional regulator, with protein sequence MPAETTVLAHDVDMGADAFSFSLTGRAFAPHFHPAWVLGCVLSGRRTLMVQGRPYHAGPGDVVIFRPGEVHACAPAGSAPFVWRGFHFRPGSAGAEQVRLLTEARDAGPVFPAGDLLDELLAAHALMGGRASPSQKEARLSQALHRLGAGLTPRKRHSPPQPPRPAEPGLEALRVHLESHAPERFSLEDMAGMARMGKFRLLRAFARLTGATPYRYLESARVNRAQELLERGLAPAEAALAAGFSDQSHLARAFRARLGVTPGACRRRP encoded by the coding sequence ATGCCTGCGGAAACGACTGTTCTGGCCCATGACGTGGATATGGGGGCGGATGCGTTCAGCTTCAGCCTCACGGGGCGCGCCTTTGCGCCGCATTTTCACCCGGCCTGGGTGCTCGGCTGCGTGCTTTCCGGGCGGCGCACGCTCATGGTGCAGGGGCGACCCTATCACGCCGGCCCCGGCGATGTGGTCATCTTCAGGCCCGGCGAGGTGCACGCCTGCGCCCCGGCCGGGAGCGCGCCCTTTGTCTGGCGGGGTTTCCATTTCCGCCCGGGAAGCGCCGGGGCGGAACAGGTGCGCCTCCTCACCGAAGCGCGGGACGCAGGGCCCGTCTTCCCCGCCGGTGACTTGCTTGACGAATTGCTGGCGGCGCACGCGCTCATGGGCGGCCGCGCCTCACCCTCCCAAAAAGAGGCGCGGCTCAGCCAGGCGCTCCACCGCCTCGGTGCCGGCTTAACGCCCCGGAAGAGGCATAGTCCTCCCCAGCCGCCCCGGCCGGCAGAACCGGGGCTGGAGGCGCTGCGCGTCCATCTCGAAAGCCACGCCCCGGAACGTTTCAGCCTCGAAGACATGGCCGGCATGGCGCGGATGGGCAAGTTTCGCCTGCTGCGCGCCTTTGCGCGCCTGACGGGCGCCACGCCCTACCGCTATCTGGAGAGCGCGCGCGTCAACCGCGCGCAGGAGCTGCTTGAGCGCGGGCTCGCCCCGGCCGAGGCGGCGCTCGCCGCGGGCTTCAGCGACCAGTCCCACCTTGCCCGCGCCTTCCGGGCGCGCCTCGGCGTCACGCCCGGCGCCTGCCGGAGGCGCCCGTGA
- a CDS encoding D-alanine--D-alanine ligase: MKILLIAGGWSSEREVSLNSSRIVEGVLREAGHDITFFDLLTGFDRLMEEARRHDFAFIGLHGAPGEDGLVQALLDAASCPYQGSGPAGSFLALNKAAAKQVFRQAGLPTADWEFLPQPPPAGWEPRLPYPLFVKSNTGGSSLRLGRAENRVELDAALSAIFAAGDEALLETELPGRELTCAVLGEEALPPLLIEPLAGNFFDYKSKYAKGGARELCPAPISAKATARARELALSAHRALGLSGYSRTDFILDDADGLTLLEVNTLPGMTATSLVPQEASAAGISFAHLLERLMELGRSRRRS, from the coding sequence ATGAAGATACTTTTGATTGCCGGCGGCTGGTCCAGTGAGCGCGAGGTCTCGCTGAACAGTTCCCGCATCGTCGAGGGCGTGCTGCGCGAGGCCGGTCACGATATCACCTTTTTTGACCTCCTCACCGGCTTTGACCGCCTTATGGAAGAGGCCCGCAGGCACGATTTCGCCTTCATCGGCCTCCACGGCGCCCCCGGCGAGGACGGCCTGGTGCAGGCGCTCCTCGATGCCGCCTCCTGCCCCTATCAGGGCTCGGGGCCGGCGGGTTCGTTCCTCGCGCTGAACAAGGCCGCGGCCAAGCAGGTCTTCCGCCAGGCGGGCCTCCCCACCGCGGACTGGGAATTTTTGCCCCAGCCGCCGCCCGCGGGCTGGGAGCCGCGCCTCCCCTATCCGCTCTTTGTGAAGAGCAATACCGGCGGCTCCTCGCTCCGGCTCGGCCGGGCCGAAAACCGGGTCGAGCTCGATGCCGCGCTTTCCGCCATCTTCGCCGCCGGGGACGAGGCCCTGCTGGAGACGGAACTCCCGGGCCGCGAGCTCACCTGCGCGGTGCTTGGCGAGGAAGCGCTGCCGCCGCTGCTCATCGAGCCTTTGGCCGGCAACTTCTTCGACTACAAAAGCAAGTATGCCAAGGGCGGCGCGCGCGAGCTCTGCCCGGCCCCCATCAGCGCAAAAGCCACGGCCCGCGCGCGGGAGCTGGCGCTCTCCGCGCACCGGGCCCTCGGGCTTTCCGGCTATAGCCGCACGGACTTCATCCTCGACGACGCCGACGGCCTTACCTTGCTGGAGGTCAACACCCTCCCGGGCATGACCGCCACGAGCCTCGTGCCGCAGGAGGCGTCCGCCGCGGGCATTTCCTTCGCGCACCTGCTGGAACGGCTCATGGAGCTTGGCCGCAGCCGCCGGCGCTCCTGA
- a CDS encoding HDIG domain-containing metalloprotein: MQPSDQSCEADVHPYSRLPELPDLAECAEARLPAPPDDAACYALWRKYGMLPNVERHSRMVAQVATALATRAAELGLPVRVDTVRASALLHDLAKTYCLLHGGSHAQLGASWVLAETRHYAIARGVLLHVHWPWAVPDGPGICALPFFVIYADKRVRHDACVTLEERFEDLLARYGRDERARAGIRAAHEQALAIERALAAQLGRDLHEDTFDCRRLVQ, translated from the coding sequence ATGCAGCCATCCGACCAGTCTTGCGAAGCTGACGTTCATCCCTATTCGCGCCTGCCCGAACTCCCCGATCTCGCCGAGTGCGCCGAGGCGCGCCTCCCGGCGCCACCTGACGACGCGGCCTGTTACGCGCTCTGGCGCAAGTATGGCATGCTCCCCAATGTGGAGCGGCATTCGCGCATGGTGGCGCAGGTCGCTACGGCACTCGCAACGCGCGCGGCCGAGCTTGGGCTGCCCGTGCGCGTCGATACCGTGCGCGCCTCGGCCCTTTTGCACGACCTTGCCAAGACCTATTGCCTGCTCCATGGCGGCAGCCACGCGCAGCTCGGCGCATCGTGGGTGCTCGCCGAAACACGGCACTATGCCATCGCCCGGGGGGTGCTTCTCCACGTGCACTGGCCCTGGGCTGTTCCTGACGGCCCGGGCATCTGCGCGCTCCCCTTCTTCGTCATCTATGCCGACAAGCGCGTGCGCCACGACGCCTGCGTGACCCTTGAGGAACGGTTCGAGGACCTGCTCGCCCGCTACGGGCGCGACGAGCGAGCACGGGCCGGCATCCGCGCGGCCCACGAGCAGGCTCTCGCCATTGAACGCGCCCTTGCGGCGCAACTGGGACGGGATCTCCATGAAGATACTTTTGATTGCCGGCGGCTGGTCCAGTGA
- a CDS encoding sigma 54-interacting transcriptional regulator — protein MPPFATSSESTRLILDSLPMGVLFCDREGVIRFVNKAYAALLGEAPDALLGRDITEVIPHSRAQVVMREDRPEMGELCQLGPGSAQPVVVNRIPVRDSAGQVAGMVSQALFNDPQELQRLSAKIERLDRKISHYKRRIQASLAPQHSLASILGESAVMRRLKRQAQSYARLDEPVLILGATGAGKELFAHALHAESPRAEGPFVCINCAAIPKDLFESELFGYARGAFSGARQDGKIGQIELADKGTLFLDEIGEMPPEIQAKLLRVLESRSVCRVGSVTAHTVDFRLVAATNRHMAAMLHAGSFREDLYYRINTFVLEIPPLCDRAEDIPLIARHTLARMGLEQVRFSPRAEEAMLAFSWPGNVRQLHNAVVHAATMRQGEAIEVEDFPPETLPGMAAAPPRMAGQNPAVSPHQERGASSGADSELHGIMADAEAVAIRQALAAHGGNVSATARTLGIARGTLYTKLARHGIAPERGGAFGPASR, from the coding sequence ATGCCGCCCTTTGCCACCAGCAGCGAAAGCACCCGCCTTATCCTCGACAGCCTGCCCATGGGCGTGCTCTTTTGCGACCGCGAGGGCGTCATCCGCTTTGTCAACAAGGCCTATGCGGCCCTTCTTGGAGAGGCGCCGGACGCGCTGCTGGGGCGAGACATCACCGAGGTCATCCCCCATTCGCGGGCGCAGGTGGTCATGCGCGAGGACAGGCCCGAAATGGGCGAGCTTTGCCAGCTCGGGCCGGGCAGCGCCCAGCCCGTGGTGGTCAACCGCATCCCCGTGCGGGACAGCGCGGGACAGGTGGCGGGCATGGTCTCGCAGGCGCTGTTCAACGACCCGCAGGAGCTCCAGCGGCTTTCCGCCAAAATCGAGCGGCTCGACCGCAAGATCAGCCACTACAAGCGGCGCATCCAGGCAAGCCTCGCGCCGCAGCACAGCCTTGCGAGCATCCTCGGCGAAAGCGCCGTCATGCGTCGCCTCAAGCGGCAGGCGCAAAGCTATGCCCGCCTTGACGAGCCGGTGCTCATCCTCGGCGCCACCGGGGCCGGCAAGGAGCTTTTCGCCCATGCGCTCCACGCGGAGAGCCCTCGGGCCGAAGGGCCCTTCGTGTGCATCAATTGCGCGGCCATCCCCAAGGATCTCTTTGAATCCGAGCTTTTCGGCTATGCGCGGGGGGCCTTTTCCGGGGCGCGGCAGGACGGCAAGATCGGCCAGATCGAGCTGGCGGACAAGGGCACGCTCTTCCTGGACGAGATCGGCGAGATGCCGCCCGAGATACAGGCCAAGCTCCTGCGCGTGCTGGAGAGCCGCAGCGTCTGCCGCGTGGGCTCCGTCACCGCGCATACCGTGGACTTCCGGCTGGTGGCGGCGACCAACCGCCACATGGCGGCCATGCTCCACGCGGGCTCTTTCCGGGAGGATCTCTACTACCGCATCAATACCTTCGTGCTCGAGATACCGCCGCTGTGCGACCGCGCGGAAGACATCCCGCTCATCGCCCGGCACACTCTGGCGCGCATGGGGCTCGAGCAGGTGCGCTTCTCGCCGCGCGCCGAAGAGGCCATGCTGGCCTTCTCCTGGCCGGGCAATGTGCGCCAGCTGCACAATGCCGTGGTGCATGCGGCCACCATGCGCCAGGGGGAGGCCATCGAGGTGGAGGACTTCCCGCCCGAGACCCTGCCGGGCATGGCAGCGGCGCCCCCGCGCATGGCCGGCCAAAACCCTGCCGTGAGCCCGCATCAGGAGAGGGGCGCCAGCAGCGGCGCGGACAGCGAGCTCCACGGCATCATGGCCGACGCCGAGGCCGTGGCCATCCGCCAGGCGCTCGCCGCGCATGGCGGCAATGTCTCGGCCACTGCGCGCACCCTCGGCATCGCGCGGGGCACGCTCTATACCAAGCTGGCGCGCCATGGCATCGCGCCCGAGCGGGGCGGTGCCTTTGGGCCCGCAAGCCGCTGA
- a CDS encoding DUF1848 domain-containing protein translates to MKWPEASITTPEGPKAAIAPLVISASRATDIPAFHAQWFMERLRAGSCLWQNPFNARQRHYISFEKCAAIVFWSKDPSPLLPYLAEIEDRGYAFYFQYTLNDYEREGLEPNVPSLDRRIATFQELAARYGRHRVIWRHDPVILGNGLGITAILERLHRVAEQLAPYTEKLVFSFLDMYRKTALRLVTHAPGFRAPDAGEMIELAEGIARMNASLQTPLHLATCAETVDLHHLGIEHNRCIDPALLLRLCPENAELARICGATARKEQASLVALPPSASQRPLKDRGQRAACGCAPSKDIGRYNTCPHFCVYCYANGSKAGVERSMRATQGESR, encoded by the coding sequence ATGAAGTGGCCTGAAGCCAGCATCACGACGCCGGAGGGGCCCAAGGCAGCCATTGCGCCCCTTGTCATCTCGGCGAGCCGCGCCACCGACATCCCCGCCTTCCACGCCCAATGGTTCATGGAGCGGCTGCGGGCCGGCTCCTGCCTGTGGCAAAACCCCTTCAATGCGCGCCAGCGGCACTATATTTCTTTTGAAAAATGCGCGGCCATCGTTTTCTGGAGCAAGGATCCGTCTCCTCTTCTGCCGTATCTTGCCGAAATTGAAGACCGCGGCTACGCATTTTATTTTCAGTATACCTTGAATGACTATGAGCGGGAGGGGCTGGAACCGAATGTGCCGTCACTCGACCGGCGCATCGCAACGTTTCAGGAACTCGCCGCGCGGTACGGGCGACACCGCGTGATCTGGCGGCATGACCCCGTCATCCTTGGCAATGGCCTGGGCATCACGGCCATTCTTGAACGGTTGCACCGCGTAGCCGAACAGCTCGCGCCGTACACGGAAAAGCTCGTCTTCAGTTTTCTTGACATGTACAGGAAGACAGCGCTGCGTCTTGTGACACATGCCCCGGGCTTTCGGGCGCCCGATGCGGGGGAGATGATCGAGCTTGCCGAGGGCATCGCGCGGATGAATGCCAGCCTGCAAACGCCGCTCCACCTCGCCACGTGTGCTGAAACGGTGGACCTGCATCATCTCGGAATCGAGCACAACAGGTGTATCGACCCCGCGCTCCTGCTGCGGCTTTGCCCCGAAAACGCGGAACTTGCGCGCATCTGCGGCGCCACGGCGCGCAAGGAGCAGGCAAGCCTTGTGGCGCTCCCCCCGAGCGCGTCCCAGCGCCCGCTGAAGGACAGGGGCCAGAGGGCGGCCTGCGGCTGCGCGCCCAGCAAGGATATCGGACGCTACAATACCTGCCCGCATTTTTGCGTCTATTGTTACGCCAATGGGTCGAAAGCCGGGGTGGAGCGGTCGATGCGCGCGACGCAGGGCGAAAGCCGGTAG
- a CDS encoding anaerobic glycerol-3-phosphate dehydrogenase subunit C, with product MSVRVSPDKCIACTTCVVHCPVARVTPKFLGPRMIGPAYERFRLLGLAEDESLTYCANCKNCDITCPQGVPVSSINMLARAEHCKKHGTSMRDWVLAHGELQAKLLQLIPAALKNFGMLNPVTRKVLDMFGIDKRAPLPAFAPKTFRQMARKVEQPSLPRKVVFFPGCFVDVYDPQTGLDMIWAFNRAGYEVITPEKFGCCGLPMIANGFWQDSRRQAKRNLAEIARWRDQGIPVVTGCPSCALTFRQDLPEFFPDLVEKHGAGVLEDAQDFLLDCVDRGELELEDKAPGDLSLIYHAPCHLRAQGNGLPGLKLLQRLKGVSARNADAGCCGISGSYGFKKEKYDIAQEVGSELFHVVRESGADFATSECGTCRVQIQHGSGKKALHPVSILRARLEGRRPA from the coding sequence ATGAGCGTTCGCGTCAGTCCTGACAAGTGCATCGCATGCACCACCTGCGTGGTGCATTGCCCGGTGGCCCGGGTGACGCCCAAATTCCTCGGGCCGCGCATGATAGGCCCCGCCTATGAGCGCTTCCGCCTGCTGGGCCTCGCGGAAGACGAATCCCTCACCTATTGCGCCAACTGCAAGAATTGCGACATCACCTGCCCGCAGGGCGTGCCGGTCTCGAGCATCAACATGCTGGCCCGCGCGGAGCACTGCAAGAAACACGGCACCAGCATGCGCGACTGGGTGCTCGCCCACGGCGAGCTGCAGGCGAAGCTGCTCCAGCTTATCCCGGCGGCGCTCAAGAACTTCGGCATGCTCAACCCGGTGACGCGCAAGGTGCTCGACATGTTCGGCATCGACAAGCGCGCCCCGCTGCCCGCGTTCGCCCCCAAGACCTTCCGCCAGATGGCCCGCAAGGTGGAGCAGCCCTCCCTGCCGCGCAAGGTGGTCTTCTTCCCCGGCTGTTTTGTGGATGTCTATGACCCGCAGACCGGCCTTGACATGATCTGGGCCTTCAACCGCGCGGGCTATGAGGTCATCACGCCGGAGAAGTTCGGCTGCTGCGGCCTGCCCATGATCGCCAACGGCTTCTGGCAGGACAGCCGCCGCCAGGCCAAGCGCAACCTTGCCGAAATAGCCCGCTGGCGCGACCAGGGCATCCCGGTGGTCACGGGCTGCCCGAGCTGCGCCCTCACCTTCCGCCAGGACCTGCCGGAATTCTTCCCCGACCTCGTGGAGAAGCACGGCGCGGGCGTGCTGGAAGACGCGCAGGACTTCCTCCTCGATTGCGTGGATCGCGGCGAGCTCGAGCTGGAGGACAAGGCCCCCGGAGACCTCTCCCTCATCTACCATGCCCCGTGCCACCTGCGCGCGCAGGGTAACGGGCTCCCGGGCCTCAAGCTGCTCCAGCGGCTCAAGGGCGTGAGCGCCCGCAATGCGGATGCCGGCTGCTGCGGCATTTCCGGCAGCTACGGCTTCAAGAAGGAAAAGTACGACATCGCCCAGGAGGTTGGCTCCGAGCTCTTCCATGTGGTGCGTGAAAGCGGCGCGGACTTCGCCACCAGCGAATGCGGCACCTGCCGCGTGCAGATCCAGCACGGCAGCGGCAAGAAGGCCCTGCATCCTGTGAGCATCCTGCGCGCGCGCCTCGAAGGGCGCCGCCCGGCATAA
- the glpB gene encoding anaerobic glycerol-3-phosphate dehydrogenase subunit GlpB — MSRTTDVIVVGSGLGGLMAALAAARQGREVRIISEGTGCLAIGTGCVDLLGYAPDGASVEDPWAAMAELAPAHPYSLLGAEKVREGLDALTETTARHGLVLRPASRDGKPRNTRVPTIMGTLKPTYLMPDTFEPDDLGKAKRVLVASVMGFRDCRPALVIDQLRRYPDWANKEYFPCLIPTPFDDAHRALNALDLARAAERPGGSEWLIGSLKERAEGCDLVLMPPICGRHAGSPLARELREALGCPVVEMLSIPPGVGGLRIRDALMRELAALGVELVENANVIGAGVAEGKCLSLDISSTGRNYATKARAYVLATGGILGGGVLLEPGRAIERVFGLDLALPADVAEWTEPEIFGSQAVSKVGVRVDDKLRPLDANGALALENVFFAGRSLGAHDPAVEKSGYGVALATGWQAGLAAAELAAAAHNTGEAATGGEQ, encoded by the coding sequence ATGAGCAGAACAACTGACGTTATCGTGGTGGGCTCCGGGCTCGGGGGCCTCATGGCCGCGCTGGCCGCGGCCCGCCAGGGGCGTGAAGTGCGCATCATCAGCGAAGGGACGGGCTGCCTCGCCATCGGCACCGGCTGCGTGGACCTGCTCGGCTACGCGCCCGACGGGGCCAGCGTGGAAGACCCGTGGGCGGCCATGGCTGAGCTTGCGCCCGCGCATCCGTATTCCCTGCTCGGGGCGGAGAAAGTCCGCGAAGGGCTTGACGCGCTCACGGAGACGACGGCCAGGCACGGCCTCGTGCTCCGGCCGGCGAGCCGCGACGGCAAGCCCCGCAATACGCGCGTTCCCACCATCATGGGCACCTTGAAGCCCACCTACCTCATGCCGGACACCTTTGAGCCGGATGACCTTGGGAAGGCGAAACGCGTGCTGGTGGCGAGCGTGATGGGCTTCCGCGACTGCCGCCCGGCCCTCGTCATCGACCAGTTGCGCCGCTATCCCGACTGGGCGAACAAGGAGTATTTCCCCTGCCTCATCCCCACGCCGTTCGACGACGCGCACCGGGCGCTCAACGCCCTTGACCTCGCCCGTGCCGCCGAACGGCCCGGCGGCAGCGAATGGCTCATCGGCTCGCTGAAAGAGCGGGCCGAGGGCTGTGACCTCGTGCTCATGCCGCCCATTTGCGGCCGCCATGCGGGAAGCCCCCTTGCGCGCGAGCTGCGCGAGGCTCTTGGCTGCCCGGTGGTCGAGATGCTCTCCATCCCGCCGGGTGTGGGCGGCCTGCGCATCCGTGACGCGCTCATGCGCGAGCTCGCCGCCCTTGGCGTGGAACTGGTGGAAAACGCCAATGTCATCGGCGCGGGTGTTGCCGAGGGCAAGTGTCTTTCCCTCGATATTTCCAGCACCGGCCGCAACTATGCCACCAAGGCGCGGGCCTATGTGCTCGCCACGGGCGGCATCCTCGGCGGCGGCGTCCTGCTCGAGCCGGGGCGCGCCATCGAGCGCGTCTTCGGGCTCGACCTTGCGCTGCCCGCGGACGTGGCCGAGTGGACAGAGCCCGAGATCTTCGGCAGCCAGGCCGTTTCCAAGGTCGGCGTGCGCGTGGATGACAAGCTGCGCCCGCTGGATGCCAACGGCGCGCTCGCGCTGGAAAATGTCTTCTTTGCCGGCCGCAGCCTGGGCGCCCATGACCCCGCCGTTGAGAAAAGCGGCTACGGCGTGGCCCTGGCCACCGGCTGGCAGGCCGGCCTCGCCGCCGCGGAACTAGCGGCCGCCGCCCATAACACCGGGGAAGCCGCCACTGGAGGGGAGCAATGA
- the glpA gene encoding anaerobic glycerol-3-phosphate dehydrogenase subunit GlpA has product MLETTVVVIGGGATGMGTLRDLSMRGVPAILLEQGGIAHGTSSRFHGLLHSGCRYVVNDPESAHECIEENMILRRIGKGCVEVTEGFFVLTPKDDSNFVEPWLKGCDAAGIKVKEITPAEALKLEPNLAPDIQRVFRVPDSCVDGFRLVLHNRMSAERYGGRAYLYHKVEEIKQRNGAICGVTARNLMTGELMEIACRVVVNAAGSWSGEVAAMAGLEAAITPDRGTLVVFNHRFTSRVINRLHPSSDGDIFVPHGSVTILGTTSMPTDRPDDTTPTYPEVTRLLEIGEPLFPKVHEYRILRAFAGTRPLYTPGGASGRKASRNFNVVDHAADGLDGMVSIFGGKLTTYRLMAERVTDDVCRRLKVTTPCRTAEEPLIETPDPAVLARAAKLFPVRALNLMADRLGDDLTKTLQIAEVAAVAAKNTKNTHITDFGGGNPLLCECEMVCLAEVECVARDPSTHSLTDIRLRTRLGMGTCQGTFCSLRSVASLVEHGIPLEFAPADSMCRFLQERWKGLRPVLWGQQAREMEFSRAVYAGILNLDGAMHEQNN; this is encoded by the coding sequence ATGCTGGAGACCACGGTTGTCGTCATTGGCGGCGGCGCTACCGGCATGGGCACGCTGCGCGACCTGAGCATGCGCGGCGTCCCAGCCATTCTGCTGGAACAGGGCGGCATCGCCCACGGCACGAGCTCCCGCTTTCACGGCCTGCTCCACAGCGGGTGCCGCTACGTCGTCAATGACCCTGAATCGGCCCACGAGTGTATCGAGGAAAACATGATCCTCCGCCGCATCGGCAAGGGATGCGTGGAGGTCACCGAGGGCTTTTTCGTCCTCACCCCTAAGGATGACTCCAACTTTGTGGAGCCCTGGCTCAAGGGCTGCGATGCCGCGGGCATCAAGGTCAAGGAGATCACGCCCGCCGAGGCCCTCAAGCTCGAGCCCAACCTCGCCCCCGACATCCAGCGGGTCTTCCGCGTGCCGGATTCCTGCGTGGACGGCTTCCGGCTGGTGCTCCACAACCGCATGTCGGCCGAGCGCTACGGCGGCCGCGCCTACCTCTATCACAAGGTCGAGGAGATCAAGCAGCGCAATGGCGCAATCTGTGGCGTGACGGCCCGTAACCTCATGACCGGGGAGCTCATGGAGATCGCCTGCCGCGTGGTGGTCAACGCCGCGGGCTCGTGGTCGGGCGAAGTGGCGGCCATGGCCGGGCTTGAAGCGGCCATCACGCCGGACCGCGGCACCCTCGTCGTCTTCAACCACCGCTTCACCTCGCGCGTCATCAACCGGCTGCACCCGAGCTCCGACGGCGACATCTTCGTGCCGCACGGCTCCGTGACCATCCTCGGCACCACCTCCATGCCCACGGACCGCCCCGACGACACCACACCCACCTATCCCGAGGTGACGCGCCTGCTCGAGATCGGCGAGCCGCTCTTCCCCAAGGTGCATGAATACCGCATCCTGCGCGCCTTCGCGGGCACGCGGCCCCTCTATACGCCCGGCGGCGCCTCCGGCCGCAAGGCGAGCCGCAATTTCAACGTGGTGGACCACGCGGCCGACGGCCTGGATGGCATGGTCTCCATCTTCGGCGGCAAGCTCACCACCTACCGCCTCATGGCCGAGCGCGTCACGGACGATGTCTGCCGGCGCCTCAAGGTGACGACCCCCTGCCGCACGGCCGAGGAACCGCTCATCGAGACGCCGGACCCGGCCGTGCTCGCGCGGGCGGCCAAGCTCTTCCCGGTGCGCGCCCTGAACCTCATGGCCGACCGCCTGGGCGACGACCTCACGAAAACCTTGCAGATCGCCGAAGTGGCGGCCGTGGCGGCAAAGAACACCAAGAACACGCATATCACCGATTTCGGCGGTGGCAATCCGTTGCTCTGCGAGTGCGAGATGGTGTGCCTCGCCGAGGTGGAATGCGTGGCCCGCGACCCCTCCACCCATTCGCTCACCGACATCCGCCTGCGCACCCGGCTCGGCATGGGCACCTGCCAGGGCACCTTCTGTTCCCTGCGCTCGGTGGCCTCGCTCGTGGAGCACGGCATCCCGCTGGAATTCGCCCCGGCGGACAGCATGTGCCGCTTCCTCCAGGAGCGCTGGAAGGGTCTCCGGCCCGTGCTCTGGGGCCAGCAGGCCCGCGAAATGGAGTTCAGCCGGGCCGTTTATGCCGGAATCCTCAATCTTGACGGAGCCATGCATGAGCAGAACAACTGA